In Holophagales bacterium, one DNA window encodes the following:
- a CDS encoding DUF262 domain-containing protein, whose protein sequence is MELRSDFGERTINELCLMFRSGQINLAPGFQRKSVWSLSDRRRLIHSIARSYPVPCIFLYKRNLRGRLVYDVIDGKQRLESLFMFLRQGRFKDQAFEARLELSNDYDWLDWGTIKRRLPHDRHRIESYKIQTVEVEGDLSAIIDLFVRINSTGKPLTPGEKRHARFFTSRFLKEAEHLVSRNQRFYLDNGILSRSQLDRMKGTELVSELLMSIHQGGPINKKTALDRAIGNESVNGNTLARVVKEYTATLTIIKRLLPDIRRTRFRNTADFYSLFMLLWELRGKKLALTDRRRGAIAGQLLLRLSNGVDELRDRLRRAKPARQDQQFYARYLLTVQGDTDSAANRQRRAEILRGLLSSVFEFKDDRRGFSQEQRRLIWNREEKRACTKCRRSLTWSDFTVDHVKAWARGGKTALTNAQLLCRACNSKKGAR, encoded by the coding sequence ATGGAGCTGAGGAGCGACTTTGGAGAGCGCACGATCAACGAGCTCTGCCTCATGTTCCGCAGTGGGCAGATCAACCTCGCGCCTGGCTTTCAGCGCAAGTCGGTCTGGAGTCTGAGCGACAGGAGGCGGCTTATCCATTCAATCGCACGCTCCTACCCAGTGCCGTGCATCTTCCTCTACAAGCGCAACCTTCGCGGGCGGCTCGTCTACGACGTGATCGACGGCAAGCAGCGGCTCGAGTCGCTCTTCATGTTTCTCCGGCAAGGGAGATTCAAGGATCAGGCCTTCGAGGCGCGTCTCGAACTATCGAACGACTATGACTGGCTCGACTGGGGGACGATCAAGCGACGGCTCCCGCATGACCGGCACCGTATCGAGTCGTACAAGATTCAGACTGTCGAGGTCGAGGGCGACCTTAGCGCCATCATCGACCTCTTCGTACGCATCAACTCGACTGGGAAGCCGCTGACGCCAGGAGAGAAGCGTCATGCTCGCTTCTTCACGAGCCGGTTCCTCAAGGAGGCCGAGCACCTCGTTTCACGGAATCAGAGGTTCTACCTGGACAATGGCATTCTGTCTCGCTCCCAGCTAGACCGGATGAAGGGCACCGAGCTTGTTTCCGAGCTTCTCATGTCGATTCATCAGGGCGGACCAATCAACAAGAAGACCGCACTCGATCGCGCCATCGGCAACGAGAGTGTCAACGGCAATACCCTTGCTCGCGTAGTCAAGGAGTACACCGCCACCTTGACCATCATCAAGAGGTTGCTCCCGGACATTCGAAGAACCCGATTCAGGAATACGGCAGACTTCTACTCCCTCTTCATGCTCCTCTGGGAGCTACGAGGGAAGAAGCTCGCCTTGACCGACCGCCGGCGGGGAGCGATCGCTGGTCAACTTCTCCTTCGACTCTCCAATGGAGTCGACGAGCTGAGGGACCGACTTCGGCGAGCAAAGCCAGCAAGACAAGACCAACAGTTCTACGCTCGCTATCTTCTTACCGTGCAAGGCGACACGGATAGTGCCGCCAACCGCCAGCGCCGGGCAGAGATTCTACGGGGCCTTCTCTCTTCCGTCTTCGAGTTCAAGGACGACCGGCGCGGCTTTTCCCAAGAGCAGCGACGGCTAATCTGGAATCGCGAGGAGAAGAGGGCTTGTACGAAGTGTCGCCGGTCGCTCACCTGGAGTGATTTCACGGTCGATCATGTGAAGGCATGGGCTCGAGGGGGCAAGACCGCTCTGACGAATGCCCAACTGCTTTGCCGCGCATGCAACAGCAAGAAGGGTGCCCGATAG
- a CDS encoding DUF91 domain-containing protein, producing MPTDTRIWRVTQGDRLEEIPSGRLDREERLEAWLERDIGILSPNLMVIGRQVQTDHGGFIDLLCIDESGNLTIVEMKRDKTPREITAQALDYASWVAELSHEDVTRIAEGYLAASGTSFAAAFQARFNSDIPEILNENHSMVVLGSRIDDSSERIVRYLSEKFDVPINAASFRFLGSPEKGGEFLARTFLLEPSEVVSGGGPKSKRAPNLSPEQLAEVATEMGVRPLYDLLASGFHRHFRRQTTKTSLAFTARIGSSRNTVLTLIPEESSAESGVSFHAYTNRLSAVLGMPSEEIKAQLPAAARNWQYVGTDPDWSGLAGHFDSESARRFLAFLDGCAALEEPGNG from the coding sequence ATGCCCACCGACACCCGAATCTGGAGAGTCACCCAAGGCGACCGTCTCGAGGAGATTCCCTCCGGCCGCCTCGACCGGGAGGAGCGCCTCGAGGCCTGGCTGGAGCGCGACATCGGCATCCTCTCGCCCAACCTGATGGTCATCGGCCGCCAGGTGCAAACCGACCATGGCGGCTTCATCGACCTACTCTGCATCGACGAGAGCGGCAATCTGACGATTGTCGAGATGAAGCGGGACAAGACACCGCGCGAGATCACCGCTCAGGCACTCGACTATGCGTCGTGGGTCGCAGAGCTGTCCCACGAGGACGTCACGAGGATCGCGGAGGGCTACCTCGCGGCCTCTGGGACGAGCTTCGCTGCAGCATTCCAGGCGCGCTTCAACTCCGACATCCCGGAAATCCTCAACGAAAACCACTCGATGGTCGTTCTCGGCTCGCGCATCGATGACAGTTCGGAAAGGATCGTGCGGTACCTTTCGGAGAAGTTCGACGTGCCGATCAACGCCGCGAGCTTTCGATTCCTTGGATCGCCCGAGAAGGGCGGGGAGTTTCTTGCGCGGACCTTCCTCCTCGAGCCGTCCGAGGTCGTCTCGGGAGGTGGGCCGAAGTCCAAGCGGGCGCCCAACCTCAGCCCGGAACAGTTGGCTGAGGTCGCGACCGAGATGGGCGTCCGCCCTTTGTATGACCTGCTCGCGAGCGGCTTCCACCGTCACTTCAGGCGACAGACGACCAAGACCTCTCTCGCCTTCACCGCCAGGATCGGCAGCAGCCGGAACACGGTTCTGACTTTGATTCCGGAGGAGAGCAGCGCCGAGTCCGGCGTGTCGTTCCACGCCTACACGAACCGCCTCTCAGCCGTGCTCGGCATGCCATCGGAGGAGATCAAGGCCCAGCTTCCGGCAGCGGCGAGGAACTGGCAATACGTCGGGACGGACCCCGACTGGTCGGGACTCGCCGGCCATTTCGATTCCGAGTCTGCCCGTCGGTTCCTCGCTTTTCTTGATGGGTGTGCAGCGCTCGAGGAGCCGGGCAACGGCTAG
- a CDS encoding DUF87 domain-containing protein: MKRRTRLFLFLISLVILLVVGRLVTGSFSFALSQFWFTSGLFLLLLLSLIDQPHFSKDANVFVNAVTGWVALLLVPGGSRSGIWWAFLAWTSYLAVSSYALIWLRSRDLGNEGPGIQLLSRVNREVGRPEALFSAFFLWGCVLQFGSAGLESSALFFYWAVFMILNQPALARILDTALEGGGKGPTAIEGSLEGLVSPRVAAIRLPAEFPVEALGLEVELVANEGEPAALGVIFDDRIVSGVRLGRVGLTSFLPAWQRVVDAGPRRPAVKLTGNRVDGDECPLSIVDAGTTIGHVVFLVHPDIKLQAGEVVATISGSTTDVLYQVISATVLKEAAPEANAIYSVKVLAGQLGVWDRTKCQFETVPWVPGAGHIVRKIGASLNVEHRPPQGREVVGRVPNSTFPVHVAVDDVVTHNTALIGVTGSGKSYLAFHLIEAMVAQGIHVLILDISRQHDLYLTGHEPTALKKADEVAAWFGSKSLIGIHQFAVDADGYPKVAADFAKAAFDEVSKAKLERGKNLPARLCIVLEEAHSLIPEWNQVAQKGDEQQVNRTARYILQGRKFGMGVVVVTQRTANVTKTILNQCNTIFALQSFDQTGLDFLRNYMGEEYSQAISTLPPRHAILVGKASSSSRPLLFVVQDLSDRWAASSGNETASKSAATAAAIPTEPGGEKKL, translated from the coding sequence ATGAAGCGGCGGACGCGACTGTTCCTTTTCCTGATCTCGCTGGTGATCCTCCTGGTCGTTGGACGGCTCGTCACAGGTAGCTTCTCCTTTGCGCTGAGTCAATTCTGGTTCACATCGGGTCTCTTCCTCCTGCTCCTCCTATCACTCATCGACCAGCCGCACTTCTCGAAGGATGCCAACGTCTTCGTGAATGCTGTGACGGGTTGGGTGGCACTGCTGCTTGTCCCCGGCGGCAGCCGCAGCGGGATCTGGTGGGCCTTCCTTGCTTGGACAAGCTACCTTGCGGTCTCCAGTTACGCGCTCATTTGGCTGAGATCTCGCGACCTTGGGAATGAGGGGCCTGGAATCCAGTTGCTGTCGAGGGTGAACCGCGAGGTCGGCCGACCCGAGGCGCTGTTCTCGGCATTCTTCCTATGGGGATGTGTGCTTCAGTTCGGAAGCGCCGGCCTAGAGTCGAGCGCCCTCTTCTTCTATTGGGCTGTGTTCATGATTCTCAATCAACCGGCGCTGGCTAGGATCTTGGACACGGCGCTGGAAGGAGGAGGCAAGGGCCCGACCGCCATAGAGGGCTCCCTCGAGGGGCTCGTGAGCCCTCGCGTTGCCGCGATTCGCCTACCGGCAGAGTTCCCAGTCGAGGCTCTTGGGCTGGAGGTGGAACTCGTTGCGAACGAAGGAGAACCCGCGGCTTTGGGCGTGATCTTCGACGACCGGATCGTCTCCGGAGTTCGGCTCGGAAGAGTCGGCCTCACAAGCTTCCTCCCGGCGTGGCAAAGGGTGGTTGATGCCGGCCCCAGGCGACCAGCTGTGAAACTAACGGGCAATCGTGTCGATGGCGATGAGTGCCCGCTGAGCATCGTGGATGCGGGGACGACGATCGGCCATGTGGTTTTCCTGGTTCACCCTGACATCAAGCTCCAGGCAGGGGAAGTGGTGGCCACCATCAGCGGTTCGACAACAGACGTTCTTTATCAGGTGATCTCGGCGACCGTGCTCAAGGAAGCGGCCCCTGAAGCTAATGCAATTTACTCCGTGAAGGTCTTGGCTGGGCAGCTCGGTGTTTGGGACAGGACGAAGTGTCAGTTCGAAACTGTCCCGTGGGTCCCCGGCGCCGGACACATCGTGCGAAAGATCGGAGCGTCGTTGAACGTCGAGCACAGGCCTCCGCAGGGGCGCGAAGTTGTGGGGAGAGTTCCCAACTCGACCTTTCCCGTCCATGTAGCTGTTGATGACGTGGTGACCCACAACACAGCGCTGATTGGGGTCACCGGTAGCGGCAAGTCCTACCTCGCGTTTCACCTGATCGAGGCGATGGTCGCTCAGGGAATCCATGTTCTGATCCTCGACATTAGTCGGCAGCACGATTTGTATCTCACGGGACATGAGCCGACAGCACTCAAGAAGGCGGACGAAGTCGCCGCCTGGTTTGGCAGCAAGTCGCTCATCGGCATCCACCAGTTTGCTGTCGACGCGGACGGTTACCCGAAGGTCGCTGCGGATTTTGCCAAGGCCGCGTTTGACGAGGTCTCGAAGGCGAAACTTGAACGAGGGAAGAACCTCCCGGCAAGGCTGTGCATCGTTTTGGAGGAGGCGCACTCTCTGATCCCCGAGTGGAACCAAGTGGCACAGAAGGGAGACGAGCAGCAAGTCAATCGAACAGCTCGGTACATCCTGCAGGGCCGAAAATTCGGAATGGGTGTGGTCGTCGTGACACAACGAACTGCGAACGTGACGAAGACAATCCTCAATCAATGCAACACGATCTTCGCTCTGCAGTCGTTTGACCAGACGGGCTTGGACTTCTTGCGGAACTACATGGGCGAGGAGTACTCGCAGGCGATCTCAACCCTTCCGCCGCGTCACGCGATCCTTGTAGGCAAGGCGTCATCGTCATCGCGCCCACTGCTCTTCGTCGTGCAAGACCTTAGTGACCGCTGGGCAGCCTCGAGCGGCAATGAGACGGCTAGCAAGTCAGCGGCTACGGCAGCAGCCATACCCACTGAGCCAGGTGGCGAGAAGAAGCTGTGA
- a CDS encoding type I restriction endonuclease subunit R, with protein MHFTESTVEEATLAWATGIGFDYQPGPTIAPGELYAERRDFGQVVLEERLKQALARLNPDLSAEASREAFRKLLLAEGANLVGRNRAVHRMLVDGVNVEYARMDGSIAGAQARVIDFEKPENNDWLAVNQLTVVEGNHNRRPDVVLFVNGMPLVVIELKNAADEKADVWKAFRQLQTYKKQIPSLFVYNVALVASDGTTARLGTLTADRERFMPWRTIDGRGLAPKSMPELEVLMKGVFDKRRFLDLLRHFVVFEEGDGGKLAKKMAGYHQFHAVNVAVAETMRAAALGSGEIVEEGIYESGRKSGGEAGDRRIGVVWHTQGSGKSLTMAFYAGRLILDPRMANPTIVVMTDRNDLDDQLFGTFARCRELLRQPPVQAQSRSDLREKLRVAGGGVVFSTLQKFFPEREGDAHPLLSDRRNIVVLADEAHRSQYDFIDGYARHLRDALPNASFIGFTGTPIEKSDANTRAVFGDYISVYDIQRAVEDGATVPIYYESRLAKLGLDERERPKIDPAFEEVTEGEEISEKERLKSKWAQLEAIVGTEKRVRLIAQDLVAHFEERLAAMDGKAMVVCMSRRICVELYQEIARLRPAWHSREDDAGSMKVVMTGSASDPLDWQDHIRNKARREELAKRFRNAKDPFRLVIVRDMWLTGFDAPSLHTMYLDKPMHGHGLMQAIARVNRVFRDKPGGLVVDYLGLADELRQALAAYTESQGKGEITISQEDAVAALRKFHEICAGLLHPFDWSLWKRGKAEEKLALIPAAQEQVLSQEDGKSRFVQAVRDLSSAFALAVPHEAALALRDDVAFFQAIRAALLKGEPGDDEPRPLDLDRAVRQIVSQAIAPEGVVDLFAAAGLKKPDISILSDEFLAEVKGMQRKNLAVELLRKLLAGEIKARGRTNVVQARSFAELLDQALKRYQNRAIETAQVIEELIALAKEMRRAAAKGVDLGLTDDELAFYDALEANDSAVKILGDDILRTIARELVATVKKNVTIDWTLRENVRAQLRVLVKRILRKYGYPPDKQEKATATVLEQAEVLSEGWAG; from the coding sequence ATGCACTTCACCGAATCCACCGTCGAAGAAGCCACCCTCGCCTGGGCCACCGGCATCGGATTCGACTACCAGCCCGGCCCGACGATCGCCCCGGGCGAGCTCTACGCCGAGCGGCGCGACTTCGGGCAGGTGGTGCTCGAGGAGCGGCTCAAGCAGGCGCTCGCGCGGCTCAATCCGGACCTCTCCGCCGAAGCCAGCCGGGAGGCCTTCCGCAAGCTCCTGCTGGCCGAGGGCGCCAACCTCGTCGGCCGCAACCGCGCCGTCCACCGGATGCTGGTCGACGGCGTCAACGTCGAGTACGCCCGCATGGACGGCTCGATCGCCGGCGCCCAGGCGCGGGTCATCGACTTCGAGAAGCCCGAGAACAACGACTGGCTCGCGGTCAACCAGCTCACCGTCGTCGAAGGCAACCACAACCGCCGGCCGGACGTGGTGCTGTTCGTCAACGGCATGCCGCTCGTCGTCATCGAGCTCAAGAACGCCGCCGACGAGAAGGCAGACGTGTGGAAGGCGTTCCGGCAGCTCCAGACCTACAAGAAGCAGATCCCGTCGCTCTTCGTCTACAACGTCGCCCTCGTCGCCTCCGACGGGACCACGGCGCGCCTCGGCACCCTCACGGCCGATCGCGAGCGGTTCATGCCGTGGCGGACGATCGACGGCCGCGGGCTCGCGCCGAAGTCGATGCCAGAGCTCGAAGTGCTGATGAAGGGCGTCTTCGACAAGCGCCGCTTCCTCGACCTCCTCCGCCACTTCGTCGTCTTCGAGGAGGGCGACGGCGGCAAGCTCGCCAAGAAGATGGCGGGCTACCACCAGTTCCACGCCGTCAACGTCGCCGTCGCCGAAACGATGCGCGCGGCAGCGCTGGGGAGCGGCGAGATCGTCGAAGAGGGGATCTACGAGTCGGGCCGCAAGAGCGGCGGCGAGGCTGGCGACCGGCGGATCGGCGTCGTCTGGCACACCCAGGGGTCGGGCAAGAGCCTGACCATGGCCTTCTACGCCGGGCGATTGATCCTCGACCCGCGGATGGCCAACCCGACGATCGTCGTGATGACCGACCGCAACGATCTCGACGACCAGCTCTTCGGCACCTTCGCCCGCTGCCGCGAGCTGCTGCGCCAGCCACCCGTCCAGGCGCAGAGCCGCAGCGACCTGCGCGAGAAGCTGCGCGTCGCTGGCGGCGGGGTCGTCTTCTCCACACTCCAGAAGTTCTTCCCGGAACGAGAGGGCGACGCCCATCCGCTCCTCTCCGACCGCCGCAACATCGTCGTCCTCGCCGACGAGGCGCACCGCAGCCAGTACGACTTCATCGACGGCTACGCGCGCCACCTGCGCGACGCCCTGCCGAACGCCTCCTTCATCGGCTTCACCGGCACGCCGATCGAGAAGAGCGACGCCAACACGCGGGCGGTCTTCGGCGACTACATCAGCGTCTACGACATCCAGCGCGCCGTCGAAGACGGTGCCACGGTGCCGATCTACTACGAGAGCCGGCTCGCCAAGCTCGGCCTCGACGAGCGCGAGCGGCCGAAGATCGACCCGGCGTTCGAGGAGGTCACCGAGGGCGAGGAGATCTCGGAGAAGGAGCGCCTGAAGAGCAAGTGGGCGCAGCTCGAGGCGATCGTCGGCACCGAGAAGCGCGTGCGGCTGATCGCCCAGGATCTCGTCGCCCACTTCGAGGAGCGCCTCGCGGCGATGGACGGCAAGGCGATGGTCGTCTGCATGAGCCGGCGGATCTGCGTCGAGCTCTACCAGGAGATCGCGCGCCTGCGCCCGGCCTGGCACTCGCGCGAGGACGACGCCGGCTCGATGAAGGTGGTGATGACCGGCTCGGCCTCCGACCCGCTCGACTGGCAAGACCACATCCGCAACAAGGCTCGCCGCGAGGAGCTCGCCAAGCGCTTCCGCAACGCCAAGGACCCGTTCCGTCTGGTGATCGTGCGCGACATGTGGCTCACCGGCTTCGACGCGCCCAGCCTGCACACCATGTACCTCGACAAGCCGATGCACGGCCACGGGCTGATGCAGGCGATCGCGCGGGTCAACCGCGTCTTCCGCGACAAGCCCGGCGGTCTGGTGGTCGACTACCTCGGCCTCGCCGACGAGCTGCGCCAAGCGCTCGCCGCCTACACCGAGAGCCAGGGCAAGGGCGAGATCACCATCTCGCAGGAGGACGCGGTCGCGGCGCTGCGCAAGTTCCACGAGATCTGCGCCGGGCTTCTCCACCCCTTCGACTGGTCGCTCTGGAAGCGCGGCAAGGCCGAGGAGAAGCTCGCCCTCATCCCGGCGGCGCAGGAGCAGGTGCTCTCGCAGGAGGACGGCAAGAGCCGCTTCGTCCAGGCGGTGCGCGACCTGTCGAGCGCCTTCGCTCTCGCGGTGCCGCACGAGGCGGCGCTCGCGCTGCGCGACGACGTGGCCTTCTTCCAGGCGATCCGCGCCGCTCTGCTCAAGGGCGAGCCGGGCGACGACGAGCCGCGTCCGCTCGATCTCGACCGCGCCGTGCGCCAGATCGTCTCGCAGGCGATCGCCCCCGAGGGGGTCGTCGACCTCTTCGCCGCCGCGGGGTTGAAGAAGCCCGACATCTCGATCCTTTCCGACGAGTTCCTCGCCGAAGTGAAGGGCATGCAGCGGAAGAACCTCGCCGTCGAGCTCCTCCGCAAGCTGCTCGCCGGCGAGATCAAGGCCCGCGGACGGACGAACGTCGTCCAGGCCCGCTCCTTCGCCGAGCTGCTCGACCAGGCGCTCAAGCGCTACCAGAACCGCGCCATCGAGACCGCCCAGGTGATCGAGGAGCTGATCGCCCTCGCCAAGGAGATGCGCCGCGCCGCCGCCAAGGGCGTCGACCTCGGCCTCACCGACGACGAGCTCGCCTTCTACGACGCCCTCGAAGCCAACGACAGCGCCGTCAAGATCCTCGGCGACGACATCCTCCGCACCATCGCCCGCGAGCTCGTCGCCACCGTCAAGAAGAACGTCACCATCGACTGGACCCTCCGCGAGAACGTCCGCGCCCAACTCCGCGTCCTCGTCAAACGCATCCTCCGCAAGTACGGCTACCCGCCCGACAAGCAGGAGAAAGCCACCGCGACAGTGCTGGAGCAGGCGGAGGTGTTGAGTGAGGGGTGGGCAGGGTGA